A window from Streptomyces sp. NBC_00335 encodes these proteins:
- a CDS encoding M64 family metallopeptidase, which translates to MHHVRRPAARAVLRAAVAAACATAALLAAGPVRAADAPVVPRLVVEIPGPEQGGDAGSGHARVPARAGQAAGSGARLSEAERAADGEVAKLVDNGPTGDRLDVVVIGDGYTAAELGKFHTDARAKWAEVTAVEPYATYRNLFNVWTVDAVSHESGVSGDPDRGAVRDTALGSYFWCEEIERLLCIDQPKVDAYVAKAPEADLVIVLANSAKYGGAGYNEPSATLGYEGISTASADNAKSGQVAIHETGHSLGKLADEYFYPGVPDYEKYTGPEPAESNTSKLSADRMARQRAKWYRWLGETSPDGGAVGAYEGGGYFATGIRRPTDNSLMRVLGKPFNLPGVEAMIAGFYKHAKAVTPLTPTDRTLRTAHLAKVAVPRLTGGDGRQLLVRWYLDGREVKRLAGRTDVTVAELRLPDRRTHTLSVTAEDRTPSVRDPEIARTLRSTVYWNVRR; encoded by the coding sequence ATGCACCACGTCAGACGCCCGGCCGCCCGGGCGGTCCTGCGGGCAGCCGTCGCGGCGGCCTGCGCGACCGCCGCTTTGCTGGCCGCCGGGCCCGTCCGCGCGGCCGACGCCCCGGTCGTGCCGCGGCTGGTGGTGGAGATTCCGGGGCCGGAGCAGGGTGGTGACGCCGGATCGGGCCATGCCCGCGTCCCCGCACGGGCCGGTCAGGCGGCCGGTTCGGGCGCCCGGCTCTCCGAAGCGGAGCGGGCGGCCGACGGGGAGGTCGCCAAGCTCGTCGACAACGGACCCACCGGCGACCGGCTGGACGTGGTCGTCATCGGCGACGGCTACACGGCGGCCGAGCTGGGCAAGTTCCACACCGACGCCCGGGCCAAGTGGGCCGAGGTGACGGCCGTGGAGCCGTACGCCACCTACCGGAACCTCTTCAACGTCTGGACGGTCGACGCCGTCTCCCACGAGTCCGGAGTCTCCGGCGACCCTGACCGGGGGGCCGTCCGCGACACGGCCCTCGGCTCGTACTTCTGGTGCGAGGAGATCGAGCGGCTCCTGTGCATAGACCAGCCCAAGGTGGACGCCTACGTGGCCAAGGCGCCGGAGGCCGATCTGGTCATCGTCCTGGCCAACAGCGCCAAGTACGGCGGCGCCGGCTACAACGAACCCAGCGCCACCCTCGGCTACGAAGGCATCTCCACCGCCTCGGCGGACAACGCCAAGTCCGGCCAGGTAGCCATCCACGAGACGGGCCACTCGCTCGGCAAACTCGCCGACGAGTACTTCTACCCCGGGGTCCCGGACTACGAGAAGTACACGGGGCCGGAGCCCGCCGAGTCCAACACCTCCAAGCTGTCCGCCGACCGGATGGCCCGGCAGCGGGCCAAGTGGTACCGCTGGCTCGGCGAGACCTCTCCGGACGGCGGCGCCGTCGGCGCGTACGAGGGCGGCGGCTACTTCGCCACCGGGATCCGGCGGCCCACCGACAACTCGCTGATGCGGGTCCTGGGCAAACCCTTCAACCTCCCCGGCGTCGAGGCGATGATCGCCGGCTTCTACAAGCACGCGAAGGCCGTCACCCCGCTCACCCCGACGGACCGCACCCTGCGGACGGCGCACCTCGCGAAGGTGGCCGTGCCCCGGCTCACCGGCGGCGACGGCCGCCAGCTCCTGGTCCGCTGGTACCTCGACGGCCGCGAGGTCAAGCGGCTGGCGGGCCGGACCGACGTCACCGTCGCGGAGCTGAGGCTCCCCGACCGGCGCACCCACACCCTGTCGGTCACCGCCGAAGACCGGACCCCTTCGGTCCGCGACCCGGAGATCGCCCGCACGCTGCGCTCCACCGTCTACTGGAACGTCCGCAGGTAG
- a CDS encoding sensor histidine kinase — MATLRSRTVGRRFTILYAAVFLLSGIGLIALIYLFSRSDMTVSAARQQPPPGGPATGVAQHVLDLERQLADVHAQQSRQLLFGSLIAIVVMAAVSLLLGRILAGHVLRPLRLITAATRRISADTLDQRLAVAGPDDEVKELADTVDGLLARLEASFAAQRRFVANASHELRTPLTTIRASLDVAVAKPLPAPQTLALAGRVRTELDRVDRLLEGFLVLARAQHGVLPDRVPVSLAGLAGEALAARAAAVAEKNLTVEDGLTPRAWTRGSPALLSRLVQNLIDNAIVHNQGGGWIRIATEDGATGDDATEDGTSANGTGAADGPWARLVVETGGGVLDQEQVDRLTQPFERLGTDRTGSQESSGLGLSIVAAIVCAHGGRLDLRVRPEGGLKVTAAMPSAAAPNGSDGLIGGTP; from the coding sequence ATGGCCACACTACGGAGCAGGACCGTCGGACGGCGGTTCACGATTCTCTACGCCGCGGTGTTCCTGCTCTCCGGGATCGGGCTGATCGCCCTGATCTACCTGTTCTCCCGCTCGGACATGACCGTGTCCGCTGCCCGGCAGCAGCCGCCGCCGGGCGGGCCGGCCACGGGCGTCGCACAGCACGTCCTCGACCTGGAACGACAACTCGCGGACGTACACGCCCAGCAGTCCAGGCAGCTCCTGTTCGGCTCGCTGATCGCGATCGTCGTGATGGCCGCCGTCTCGCTCCTGCTCGGCCGGATCCTCGCCGGGCACGTCCTGCGCCCGCTGCGCCTGATCACCGCGGCCACGCGGCGGATCTCCGCGGACACCCTGGACCAGCGGCTCGCCGTGGCCGGGCCCGACGACGAGGTCAAGGAGCTCGCGGACACGGTGGACGGCCTCTTGGCGCGCCTGGAGGCCTCGTTCGCCGCGCAACGGCGCTTCGTGGCCAACGCCTCGCACGAACTGCGCACTCCGCTGACGACGATCCGCGCTTCGCTCGACGTGGCCGTGGCCAAACCACTGCCCGCGCCGCAGACCCTCGCGCTCGCCGGCCGGGTGCGTACCGAACTCGACCGGGTGGACCGCCTGTTGGAAGGCTTCCTCGTGCTCGCCCGGGCCCAGCACGGCGTCCTGCCCGACCGGGTTCCCGTCTCGCTCGCCGGGCTGGCGGGAGAGGCGCTGGCCGCCAGGGCCGCCGCCGTCGCGGAGAAGAACCTGACCGTCGAGGACGGGCTGACGCCGCGGGCGTGGACACGGGGCAGCCCGGCTCTGCTGTCCCGGCTCGTGCAGAACCTGATCGACAACGCGATCGTGCACAACCAGGGGGGCGGCTGGATCCGGATCGCCACCGAGGACGGCGCCACCGGGGACGACGCCACCGAAGACGGCACCAGCGCGAACGGCACCGGCGCGGCCGACGGCCCCTGGGCCCGCCTCGTCGTCGAAACCGGCGGGGGTGTCCTCGACCAGGAGCAGGTGGACCGGCTGACGCAGCCGTTCGAGCGGCTCGGCACCGACCGGACCGGATCGCAGGAGAGTTCCGGACTGGGGCTGTCGATCGTCGCCGCCATCGTCTGCGCGCACGGCGGCCGCCTCGACCTCCGCGTCCGGCCGGAAGGCGGACTGAAGGTGACGGCCGCGATGCCGTCGGCGGCCGCCCCGAACGGCTCGGACGGCCTGATCGGGGGGACACCGTGA
- a CDS encoding response regulator transcription factor: MRILVVEDARSLAEVVAEGLRDQGMAVDLAYDGLAAAAKLDVNAYDVVVLDRDLPGIHGDTLCRMITERDDRAMVLMLTAAGSPGDRVSGLTLGADDYLAKPFHFPELILRIRSLARRRPAARPRTLRAAGIELDPVHRTALRDGARLELSVKEFAVLEALLRVSPGFLSAEALLEQVWDENADPFTNTVAVTMGRLRRKLGAPQIITTTPGVGYRIAGPAPA, from the coding sequence GTGAGGATCCTGGTCGTCGAGGACGCGCGCTCGCTCGCCGAGGTCGTCGCCGAAGGACTGCGGGACCAGGGAATGGCCGTGGACCTCGCGTACGACGGGCTGGCCGCCGCCGCCAAGCTCGACGTGAACGCGTACGACGTGGTGGTCCTCGACCGGGACCTGCCCGGCATACACGGCGACACGCTCTGCCGGATGATCACGGAGCGGGACGACCGCGCGATGGTGCTGATGCTGACCGCGGCCGGATCGCCCGGCGACCGGGTCAGCGGCCTCACGCTGGGCGCCGACGACTACCTCGCCAAACCGTTCCACTTCCCCGAACTGATCCTGCGCATCCGCTCCCTGGCCCGCCGCAGGCCCGCGGCCCGGCCCCGTACGCTGCGCGCCGCCGGAATCGAACTCGACCCGGTCCACCGCACCGCCCTGCGGGACGGCGCCCGCCTGGAGCTCTCCGTCAAGGAGTTCGCCGTCCTGGAGGCCCTGCTCAGGGTCAGTCCCGGCTTCCTGAGCGCCGAGGCCCTCCTGGAACAGGTGTGGGACGAGAACGCGGACCCGTTCACCAACACGGTCGCGGTCACCATGGGCCGCCTGCGCCGCAAACTGGGCGCCCCGCAGATCATCACGACGACCCCGGGCGTGGGCTACCGCATCGCCGGCCCCGCCCCGGCCTGA
- a CDS encoding SGNH/GDSL hydrolase family protein, which yields MTWVTTGDSITQAVLHTHGARGWVEHVHERVRWQLRRLTDVVVNTGVSGWGAADVLSLHDHLIGRFEPDVLSVSLGTNDCLAGEEGLPRFHEAMRRIIAGVDPRTQVVLHTPALVGLAGRERRAALPAYCRAVREIAKETGALLVDHEAHWLEHHGTLDPISWLDDAAHPNAVGHLRMANHTLRTLGLGELNPL from the coding sequence ATGACCTGGGTGACGACCGGGGACAGCATCACCCAGGCCGTGCTGCACACGCACGGGGCCCGCGGCTGGGTCGAGCACGTGCACGAGCGGGTCCGGTGGCAGTTGCGCCGGCTCACCGATGTCGTGGTCAACACCGGAGTCTCCGGATGGGGCGCGGCCGACGTGCTCTCGCTCCACGACCACCTCATCGGCCGGTTCGAGCCCGACGTGCTGTCCGTGTCCCTCGGCACGAACGACTGCCTCGCCGGCGAGGAGGGACTGCCCCGGTTCCACGAGGCGATGCGCCGGATCATCGCCGGAGTGGACCCGCGCACGCAGGTGGTCCTGCACACCCCGGCGCTGGTCGGCCTCGCGGGCCGGGAGCGGCGTGCGGCACTCCCCGCGTACTGCCGGGCCGTACGGGAGATCGCGAAGGAGACCGGAGCGCTGCTCGTCGACCACGAGGCCCACTGGCTGGAGCACCACGGCACGCTGGACCCGATCTCCTGGCTCGACGACGCCGCCCACCCCAACGCGGTCGGTCACCTGCGGATGGCGAACCACACCCTGCGCACCCTGGGGCTCGGGGAGCTGAACCCCCTCTGA
- a CDS encoding aspartate/glutamate racemase family protein, translating into MKTIGLIGGMSWESTAEYYRILNERTRERLGGLHSARCVLYSVDFAEMERLQVQGRWEEAGEALADAARSLEAAGAELLLICTNTMHKVAGAVEAAVSVPLLHLADTTAAAVRGAGLRRVGLLGTAFTMEEDFYRGRLAAGGLDVRVPDPEGRALVHRVIYEELCLGVVREESRAAYRRVMEDLVAGGAEGIVLGCTEIELLIGPADSPVPLFPTARLHAEAAVDAALGGVLPIGPEPGLVGHPLAP; encoded by the coding sequence ATGAAGACGATCGGGTTGATCGGCGGTATGAGCTGGGAGTCGACGGCGGAGTACTACCGGATCCTCAACGAGCGGACCCGCGAGCGGCTCGGCGGACTCCACTCCGCCCGCTGCGTGCTCTATTCCGTGGACTTCGCGGAGATGGAGCGGCTGCAGGTCCAGGGCCGCTGGGAGGAAGCCGGCGAGGCACTGGCCGATGCCGCGCGCTCGCTGGAAGCGGCGGGCGCGGAGCTCCTGCTGATCTGCACCAACACCATGCACAAGGTCGCCGGCGCGGTCGAGGCCGCCGTCTCCGTCCCGCTGCTGCACCTGGCGGACACCACGGCGGCCGCCGTCCGCGGCGCCGGACTGCGCCGGGTCGGGCTCCTGGGCACCGCGTTCACGATGGAAGAGGACTTCTACCGCGGCCGCCTGGCCGCGGGCGGACTCGACGTCCGCGTCCCGGATCCCGAGGGGCGCGCGCTCGTACACCGGGTGATCTACGAGGAGCTCTGCCTCGGCGTCGTCCGCGAGGAATCGCGCGCCGCGTACCGCCGGGTCATGGAGGACCTCGTCGCCGGGGGCGCGGAGGGAATCGTCCTGGGGTGCACGGAGATCGAACTGCTCATCGGCCCGGCGGACAGTCCCGTACCGCTCTTCCCCACCGCCCGCCTGCACGCCGAGGCGGCGGTGGACGCGGCCCTGGGGGGTGTCTTGCCGATCGGGCCGGAGCCCGGCCTGGTCGGACACCCCCTGGCCCCATGA
- a CDS encoding FUSC family protein, which yields MTDLVDSPARPGGRARALLRTEGPAAARILVTVAAAWQAALWLGADQPPVFAAIVPLVALRGDPMTALGTSLQRILGVVAGVLIAIAVLNLWQPSTLTLTLVVALGLGVGMVLRAGGALNIQVALSSLLVFANASPDSYALDRVWETAAGAAVTILLAPLLWPPDPQRVLTAVSADCGARLSRSLTGTAAVLGGGQAAAQDNLARVHAHVEAVHAGAARAREAERALRFNPLRRRQRGSVRLRAGRIAGADGLAAHVATLAGEVAAFTGREDLAPDLARARLRVPELASLTARAVELALSGDDPRAAVTAAREGLAAYARADSRPVAVALRRPLHRVLDELEVPPTEDQRPTYG from the coding sequence ATGACCGATCTCGTCGACTCCCCGGCACGACCAGGCGGGCGGGCCCGGGCGCTCCTGCGCACCGAGGGTCCGGCTGCCGCCCGCATCCTGGTCACCGTGGCCGCCGCCTGGCAGGCCGCGCTGTGGCTGGGCGCCGATCAGCCGCCGGTGTTCGCGGCGATCGTCCCCCTGGTGGCCCTGCGCGGTGATCCGATGACGGCCCTGGGCACCTCGCTGCAGCGGATCCTGGGGGTCGTGGCGGGCGTGCTGATCGCGATCGCCGTCCTGAACCTGTGGCAGCCCTCCACCCTCACCCTGACCCTGGTGGTGGCCCTGGGCCTGGGGGTCGGCATGGTCCTGCGGGCCGGCGGCGCCCTCAACATCCAGGTCGCGCTGTCATCGCTGCTGGTCTTCGCCAACGCCTCCCCCGATTCCTACGCACTGGACCGCGTGTGGGAGACCGCGGCGGGCGCGGCCGTCACCATCCTCCTCGCCCCGCTGCTGTGGCCGCCCGACCCCCAGCGCGTCCTGACGGCAGTCTCCGCCGACTGCGGGGCCCGCCTGAGCCGTTCCCTCACCGGCACCGCCGCGGTCTTGGGCGGCGGGCAGGCCGCCGCCCAAGACAACCTGGCCCGGGTGCACGCCCATGTGGAGGCGGTGCACGCGGGCGCCGCACGCGCCCGTGAAGCCGAACGCGCCCTGCGCTTCAACCCCCTGCGCCGCCGTCAGCGCGGCTCCGTACGCCTGCGGGCCGGGCGCATCGCCGGCGCCGACGGGCTGGCCGCGCACGTGGCGACCCTGGCCGGGGAGGTGGCCGCCTTCACCGGCCGGGAGGACCTCGCTCCCGACCTGGCCCGGGCGCGGCTACGGGTTCCGGAGCTGGCCTCGCTCACCGCGCGGGCCGTCGAGCTGGCCTTGTCGGGAGACGATCCCCGGGCCGCCGTGACCGCCGCCCGCGAGGGGCTCGCAGCCTACGCCCGCGCGGACTCCCGGCCCGTCGCCGTTGCCCTGCGCCGGCCCTTGCACCGGGTCTTGGACGAGCTGGAGGTTCCACCGACAGAGGACCAAAGGCCGACTTATGGATGA
- a CDS encoding DUF6056 family protein gives MSTVEDQGETERERVEDTAGRRRPPLRGVFAATGAVLVAAAGALVAVGCFLGLYVRPTSDDWCAAWKSRDMGVFGITSDFYMTQNGRITNALLSGIIYGDGLVGTKILPTVIAVTFTVGLVLLGREFVRFIGGRPRLLVLISCALVIQALVYFAGPRSYQALLWAPATISHTVPSVIGVWALLLALRTANHHRTAVRVTGLVAAFLIAFAIGTLSEPFALVSGLLATLVGLLCLPRLGLARNWRPFTWCLVWCAGLVTGLIVLYTSPGARWRRAQQPAKESLLSAGELRATFDDWLRMWDSVTGRPAYLGAAAVGVLLGLAMVLGRSRRGGGEPEKREPRRTVPRGTLIALLLLPVPVVILGSFAVVVGLRSGYGPTGWTYARTWTSYLVPMELALCGYGALLGAWGGRRLRAHRNAGPALLVGALAACGLALASVAVLVPEVQRLTTMTVARSITWDAQNARIEAEVERGATDVAYKPLYIGSLAEPFFTKTYERDWAAACVSKWYGIDRIHRR, from the coding sequence ATGAGCACAGTTGAGGACCAGGGCGAGACCGAGAGGGAGAGGGTGGAGGACACCGCCGGCCGGCGTCGTCCGCCCCTGCGCGGGGTCTTCGCCGCCACCGGGGCGGTGCTCGTCGCGGCGGCCGGTGCGCTGGTCGCCGTCGGATGCTTCCTCGGTCTCTACGTGCGGCCCACGTCCGACGACTGGTGCGCCGCGTGGAAGTCGCGCGACATGGGCGTCTTCGGCATCACGTCCGACTTCTACATGACGCAGAACGGCAGGATCACCAACGCCCTCCTGAGCGGGATCATCTACGGCGACGGACTGGTCGGGACCAAGATCCTGCCCACGGTCATAGCCGTGACGTTCACCGTGGGACTGGTGCTGCTGGGCCGCGAGTTCGTCCGGTTCATCGGCGGCAGGCCCCGGCTGCTGGTCCTGATCTCGTGCGCCCTGGTCATCCAGGCACTGGTCTACTTCGCGGGCCCGCGCAGCTATCAGGCCCTGCTGTGGGCCCCCGCCACGATCTCGCACACCGTGCCGAGCGTCATCGGCGTGTGGGCGCTCCTGCTGGCCCTGCGGACCGCCAACCATCACCGTACCGCCGTCCGGGTGACCGGTCTGGTCGCCGCGTTCCTCATCGCCTTCGCCATCGGCACCCTGAGCGAGCCGTTCGCGCTCGTCAGCGGTCTCCTCGCGACCCTGGTCGGGCTGCTCTGCCTGCCCCGGCTCGGACTGGCCCGGAACTGGCGGCCCTTCACCTGGTGCCTCGTCTGGTGCGCGGGCCTGGTCACCGGCCTGATCGTGCTCTACACCTCCCCCGGCGCCCGGTGGCGCCGGGCGCAGCAGCCGGCCAAGGAGTCCCTGCTGTCCGCGGGCGAGCTCCGGGCCACCTTCGACGACTGGCTGCGCATGTGGGACTCCGTCACCGGCCGGCCGGCCTACCTCGGAGCCGCGGCCGTCGGCGTGCTGCTGGGTCTGGCGATGGTCCTGGGCAGGTCCCGCCGGGGCGGCGGCGAGCCCGAGAAGCGGGAGCCGCGCAGGACCGTTCCGCGCGGCACGCTGATCGCCCTCCTGCTGCTGCCGGTGCCCGTGGTGATCCTGGGCTCGTTCGCCGTGGTGGTGGGCCTGCGCAGCGGCTACGGGCCGACCGGGTGGACGTACGCCCGTACCTGGACCAGCTACCTGGTGCCGATGGAGCTGGCGCTCTGCGGCTACGGCGCCCTGCTGGGCGCGTGGGGCGGACGGCGGCTCCGGGCACACCGGAACGCCGGCCCGGCCCTCCTGGTCGGGGCGCTGGCGGCGTGCGGCCTCGCGCTGGCCTCCGTGGCCGTCCTGGTCCCGGAGGTCCAGCGGCTCACGACCATGACGGTCGCCCGCTCGATCACCTGGGACGCGCAGAACGCGCGCATCGAGGCCGAGGTCGAGCGCGGTGCGACGGACGTGGCCTACAAGCCCCTGTACATCGGCAGTCTCGCCGAGCCCTTCTTCACGAAGACCTACGAGCGTGACTGGGCCGCCGCCTGCGTGTCGAAGTGGTACGGCATCGACCGGATCCACCGCCGCTGA